In a genomic window of Bemisia tabaci chromosome 1, PGI_BMITA_v3:
- the LOC109039386 gene encoding endoplasmic reticulum metallopeptidase 1, protein MINRYKSDYASKLRLRIRPSKTNEILPKHYNSNKHSAKFSPPISSSHFTGAMFAMIFVFFIIVEMEKWLPTPLMLEDEVNNPGRFIAERAKNHLYNLTSMGPRPVGSVENEILAVDFLKKEINSIISKSIPLHRISIDLQKTSGAFPLEFLDGLTNVYKNVQNVIVKIGPVEESEHSMLINCHIDTVPDSPGGSDDGASCAVMLEMLQIISQSKTPLKHNIIFLFNGAEENLMQASHGFITQHAWAKSIRIFVNLEACGAGGREILFQAGPEHPWLMQAYAETVPYPLTSSVAQEIFQSGIIPADTDYRVFRDFGQISGLDFAWSSNGYVYHTKLDNIDYIPLGTLQRTGDNILPLVKRLVNSDELSNIEKYKHGNLVFFDVLGAFIIYLPEVVAGLIHYVFLSISFYTIYWNIQDSKKKGYNVTSSQYVRLMCLSSLIIILTGVVALFFTTSIALGLSALNRAMSWFSRPAWLFFLYLIPVFVTLLSSTMIFSKKIRKEVSNPWIVHRIYHDAVQLIWTIILALAIIFKIRSGILLSLWVLFLVISWVVREKVFTQWRDWRWLWAYTGILLFPFIQTGYMLLSAVQLVVPIMGRAGSGNFAEVVFSAIFSAGFFLFFTFYAPLILLVKSGKKVISFLSIVFFVSVLLLLFTPLGFPYSSDPQAPSPQRYIIVHTDRILHDENGAVRSHKSGFWIVDLDVNSPRMVRGLVPEIANAELISDDCKNELYCGLPYIIPVATFIWKTHWIPGRSPNVPVAVDLKLLKRDSPKGEIQRLSFVANGPDHMNLVLSPYPGVTLLSWSLVQGTPLAGPKWNGRDTYYVYYSCGSDPEPWNFSIDLLVSPDHKGPVVEMGIAGHRVHGAQQTTPELRNLLSQFPPWAVTSGWCATYKSYTF, encoded by the exons agTGACTATGCCTCCAAACTACGTTTACGAATACGACCAAGCAAGACAAATGAAATATTACCTAAACATTACAACAGTAACAAACACTCAGCCAAGTTTTCACCTCCAATATCTTCATCACACTTCACAGGCGCCATGTTTGCCatgatttttgtctttttcatcaTTGTAGAAATGGAAAAGTGGTTACCTACCCCCCTTATGCTCGAAGATGAAGTCAATAATCCCGGTAGATTTATTGCAGAAAGAGCTAAAAATCACCTCTATAACCTCACAAGTATGGGCCCAAGGCCTGTTGGTAgtgtagaaaatgaaattttagctgttgatttcttaaaaaaagaaattaactcaataatttcaaaatctattCCTCTACACAGAATATCTATAGATTTACAAAAAACAAGTGGTGCGTTTCCATTAGAATTTCTTGATGGCCTTACGAATGTATACAAAAATGTGCAAAATGTGATCGTGAAAATTGGTCCTGTAGAAGAATCGGAGCACAGCATGCTGATCAATTGCCATATAGACACAGTACCGGATAGTCCAG GTGGTAGTGATGATGGTGCAAGTTGTGCTGTTATGTTAGAGATGCTACAAATTATTTCTCAATCAAAAACTCCTTTGAAGCACAACATAATATTTCTGTTTAATGGTGCAGAAGAGAATCTAATGCAAGCTTCTCATGGTTTCATTACTCAACATGCATGGGCAAAAAGTATTAGAATATTCGTAAATTTGGAAGCATGCGGAGCAGGTGGGAGAGAAATTTTGTTCCAAGCTGGCCCGGAACATCCGTGGTTGATGCAG GCATATGCAGAAACAGTACCTTATCCTTTAACATCATCTGTTGctcaagaaatttttcagaGTGGTATTATCCCTGCTGATACCGATTaccgtgttttccgagattttgGTCAAATTTCTG GTTTGGACTTTGCTTGGTCATCTAATGGATATGTATATCATACCAAACTTGATAATATTGATTATATACCCCTCGGCACTCTGCAAAGGACAGGTGACAACATTCTACCTCTTGTAAAGAGACTAGTAAATTCAGATGAGCTGTCAAATATAGAAAAGTACAAACACGGAAATTTAGTCTTCTTTGACGTCCTCGGAGCATTCATAATCTACCTGCCAGAAGTTGTAGCAGGCTTGATTCACTATGTCTTTCTCTCTATCTCTTTCTACACAATATATTGGAATATTCAGGACTCCAAGAAGAAAG GTTATAATGTGACGAGTAGCCAATATGTGCGCTTAATGTGCCTGTCTAGTCTGATCATCATTTTAACTGGAGTTGTGGCACTTTTCTTCACAACCTCGATAGCTCTAGGACTCTCTGCTTTGAATCGAGCCATGAGTTGGTTTTCACGTCCTGCTTGGCTGTTTTTTCTCTACCTCATTCCAGTTTTTGTTACTCTCTTGTCTTCTACGatgattttttccaagaaaattcggAAG GAAGTGAGCAATCCATGGATTGTTCATCGAATCTACCACGATGCTGTCCAACTCATTTGGACGATCATTCTTGCTCTTGCcataatattcaaaattcgCTCAGGAATACTCCTATCACTTTgggttctttttcttgtcatctCCTGGGTCGTTCGTGAAAAAGTTTTTACTCAGTGGCGAG ATTGGCGGTGGTTGTGGGCATACACTGGTATTCTACTGTTTCCTTTCATTCAAACTGGATACATGCTCTTGTCTGCCGTTCAGTTAGTTGTACCAATCATGGGTCGTGCTGGATCAGGGAACTTTGCCGAAGTtgttttttcagcaattttctcCGCaggatttttcttattttttactttttac GCTCCTCTGATTTTACTGGTCAAAAGTGGGAAGAAAGTCATTAGTTTCTTGtcaatagtattttttgtaTCAGTGTTGCTTCTACTTTTTACTCCTCTCGGGTTTCCTTATTCAAGTGATCCACAAGCTCCCTCACCTCAGAGGTACATCATAGTG CATACAGACAGGATACTACATGATGAAAATGGTGCTGTGAGGAGCCATAAATCTGGTTTTTGGATCGTAGATTTAGATGTCAACAGTCCCAGAATGGTCAGAGGTTTAGTTCCAGAAATAGCCAATGCTGAACTCATATCTGACGATTGTAAAAATGAACTGTACTGTGGTCTCCCGTACATTATACCTGTCGCAACATTTATATG GAAAACGCATTGGATTCCAGGGAGAAGTCCCAATGTCCCAGTAGCTGTAGATTTAAAGCTATTAAAGAGAGATTCGCCCAAAGGTGAAATTCAAAGACTGTCATTTGTTGCCAATG GACCAGATCATATGAATCTGGTACTGTCGCCATATCCGGGAGTCACACTTCTCTCATGGAGTCTTGTTCAAGGAACGCCTTTAGCAGGACCAAAATGGAATGGCCGTGATACTTATTATGTGTATTACTCTTGTGGCTCAGACCCAGAGCCCTGGAATTTTTCGATAGATTTACTC GTTTCGCCAGATCATAAGGGCCCTGTAGTTGAAATGGGTATAGCAGGACATAGAGTTCATGGGGCTCAACAAACAACACCCGAATTAAGAAATCTTTTAAGTCAATTCCCTCCGTGGGCCGTCACATCAGGTTGGTGTGCTACCTATAAGTCTTATACGTTTTGA